In the Mycolicibacter sp. MU0102 genome, one interval contains:
- the mce gene encoding methylmalonyl-CoA epimerase encodes MTTESVADSCEARPALASALVTAVDHVGIAVPDLEVAKKWYHDKLGMIVLHEEVNEEQGIVEAMLAVRGAPVGSAQIQLMAPIDESSTIAKFLDKRGPGLQQLAYRTSDIDALSERLREQGVRLLYEAPRRGTSNSRINFIHPKDAGGVLVELVEPAANPAAH; translated from the coding sequence ATGACCACCGAATCCGTCGCTGACTCCTGTGAGGCACGCCCCGCCCTGGCCTCGGCCTTGGTGACGGCGGTCGACCACGTCGGTATCGCGGTCCCGGACCTGGAAGTGGCCAAGAAGTGGTACCACGACAAGCTCGGGATGATCGTGCTGCACGAAGAGGTCAACGAGGAGCAGGGCATCGTCGAGGCGATGCTCGCGGTGCGCGGCGCGCCGGTCGGCAGCGCCCAGATTCAGCTGATGGCCCCGATCGACGAGTCTTCGACGATCGCGAAGTTCCTGGACAAGCGCGGCCCGGGCCTGCAGCAGCTGGCCTACCGGACCAGCGACATCGACGCGCTTTCCGAGCGGCTGCGCGAGCAGGGCGTGCGGTTGCTCTATGAGGCGCCGCGGCGCGGCACGTCGAACTCGCGGATCAACTTCATCCACCCCAAGGACGCCGGCGGCGTGCTGGTCGAGCTGGTCGAGCCGGCCGCGAACCCCGCAGCGCACTGA
- a CDS encoding acetyl-CoA C-acetyltransferase codes for MTTSVIVAGARTPIGRLMGSLKDFSGSDLGAVAIAGALEKAQVPASLVQYVIMGQVLTAGAGQMPARQAAVGAGIGWDVPTLTINKMCLSGINAIAMADQLIRAGEFDVVVAGGQESMSKAPHLLLDSRSGYKYGDVTVRDHLAYDGLHDVFTDQPMGALTEQRNDEDKFTRAEQDEFAAESHRRAAAAWKDGVFADEVVPVKIPQRKGDPLEFTEDEGIRANTTAESLSGLKPAFRSGGTITAGSSSQISDGAAAVVVMSKAKAQELGLDWLCEIGAHGVVAGPDSTLQSQPANAIKKAIEREGISVDQLDVVEINEAFAAVSLASTRELGLNGDAVNVHGGAIAVGHPIGMSGARITLHAALELKRRGSGYAVAALCGAGGQGDALILRAG; via the coding sequence ATGACGACATCGGTGATCGTTGCTGGGGCTCGGACCCCGATCGGCCGGTTGATGGGTTCGCTGAAGGATTTCTCCGGCAGCGACCTGGGCGCCGTGGCCATTGCCGGGGCGCTGGAGAAGGCGCAGGTGCCGGCGTCGCTGGTGCAGTACGTGATCATGGGCCAGGTGCTGACCGCGGGGGCCGGCCAGATGCCGGCGCGGCAGGCGGCGGTGGGCGCCGGCATCGGCTGGGACGTGCCGACGCTGACCATCAACAAGATGTGTCTGTCGGGAATCAACGCCATCGCCATGGCTGACCAGCTGATTCGCGCCGGCGAATTCGACGTGGTGGTGGCCGGCGGCCAGGAGTCGATGAGCAAGGCCCCGCACCTGCTGCTGGACAGCCGGTCGGGCTACAAGTACGGCGACGTGACGGTGCGTGACCACCTGGCCTACGACGGTCTGCACGACGTCTTCACCGACCAGCCGATGGGCGCGCTCACCGAGCAGCGCAACGACGAGGACAAGTTCACCCGCGCCGAGCAGGACGAGTTTGCGGCCGAGTCGCACCGTAGGGCCGCAGCGGCCTGGAAGGACGGCGTTTTCGCCGACGAGGTGGTGCCGGTGAAGATCCCGCAGCGTAAGGGCGATCCGCTGGAGTTCACCGAGGACGAGGGCATCCGGGCTAACACCACCGCGGAGTCGCTGTCCGGGCTCAAGCCGGCGTTCCGCTCCGGCGGCACCATCACCGCCGGCTCGTCGTCGCAGATCTCCGACGGCGCCGCCGCGGTGGTTGTGATGAGCAAGGCCAAGGCGCAGGAACTGGGTCTGGACTGGCTGTGCGAGATCGGCGCCCACGGCGTCGTGGCCGGGCCGGATTCGACCCTGCAGTCCCAGCCGGCCAATGCCATCAAGAAGGCGATCGAGCGCGAGGGGATCTCCGTCGACCAGCTCGACGTGGTGGAGATCAACGAGGCCTTCGCGGCGGTGTCGCTGGCCTCGACCCGGGAGCTGGGGCTCAACGGCGACGCGGTCAACGTGCACGGCGGCGCGATCGCCGTCGGGCACCCCATCGGGATGTCCGGTGCGCGGATCACGCTGCACGCCGCTCTTGAGCTCAAGCGGCGCGGCTCGGGCTATGCGGTGGCCGCGCTGTGCGGTGCCGGCGGCCAGGGCGACGCGCTGATCCTGCGGGCGGGGTAG
- a CDS encoding tetratricopeptide repeat protein, which translates to MTRPRPPIGPALAGAVDLSGLKKPAQSGGAAANTPAPPGATEITEANFEDEVLVRSNQVPVVVLLWSPRSEACIQLADNLAALAQADNAGGAPKWALATVNVDVAPRVAQVFGVDAVPTVVALAAGQPITSFQGPQPPDQLRRWVDSLVSATAGKLAGGGGDAEQPEPVDPVLAQARDQLDAGDFPAARASYQALLDTDPNHVEAKGALRQLTFLERATARQPDAPAQADAEPGNVEAAFAAADVQILNQDVTAAFDRLIALVRRTAGDERTEVRTRLVELFELFDPADPEVVAGRRNLANALY; encoded by the coding sequence GTGACGCGTCCTCGACCCCCGATCGGCCCGGCGTTGGCCGGAGCAGTGGACTTGTCCGGCCTCAAGAAGCCGGCTCAATCCGGCGGCGCCGCCGCGAACACCCCGGCTCCGCCGGGTGCCACCGAGATCACCGAGGCCAACTTCGAAGACGAGGTGCTGGTCCGGTCCAATCAGGTGCCGGTGGTGGTGCTGCTGTGGTCGCCGCGCAGCGAAGCCTGCATTCAGCTCGCCGACAACCTGGCTGCGCTGGCTCAGGCGGACAACGCCGGCGGCGCGCCCAAGTGGGCGCTGGCGACCGTCAACGTCGACGTCGCCCCGCGGGTGGCGCAGGTGTTCGGCGTGGACGCGGTGCCGACCGTGGTGGCACTGGCCGCCGGCCAACCGATCACCAGCTTTCAGGGGCCCCAGCCGCCCGACCAGCTGCGCCGCTGGGTGGACTCGCTGGTGTCGGCCACCGCGGGCAAGCTTGCCGGCGGCGGCGGCGACGCTGAGCAGCCGGAGCCGGTGGACCCGGTGCTGGCACAGGCCCGTGACCAACTCGACGCCGGTGACTTCCCGGCGGCGCGAGCCTCTTATCAGGCGTTGCTGGACACCGACCCCAACCACGTCGAAGCCAAGGGGGCGCTGCGCCAGCTGACCTTCCTGGAACGCGCAACAGCTCGGCAACCCGATGCACCCGCACAGGCCGACGCCGAGCCGGGCAACGTCGAGGCCGCCTTCGCCGCCGCTGACGTGCAGATCCTCAACCAAGACGTCACCGCTGCGTTCGACCGGTTGATCGCACTGGTGCGACGGACCGCCGGTGACGAGCGGACTGAGGTGCGGACCCGGCTGGTGGAGTTGTTCGAGCTGTTCGACCCCGCCGACCCGGAGGTCGTTGCCGGCCGGCGCAATCTGGCCAACGCGCTGTACTGA
- the glgB gene encoding 1,4-alpha-glucan branching protein GlgB, which yields MSTMTRHLAPHRGDLARLLAGEHHDPHSVLGAHEYGRTTIIRALRPRARRVAVLVGTERFVMRDLGSGLFAAALPFTDLIDYRLEVHYPETAEFAEPTGVQTVADGYRFAPTLGEFDLYLFAEGRHERLWEVMGAQHRSFTTPDGEVSGVSFAVWAPNAIGVSLIGDFNGWAGDDVPLRSLGSSGIWEVFWPDFPPAGLYKFRIHGADGAVTERADPFAYATEVPPRTASMVTTSDYTWNDADWMAQRCKRDPVSEPMSTYEVHLGSWRPGLTYRQLAVELTEYVVQQGFTHVELLPVAEHPFGGSWGYQVTSYYAPTARFGTPDDFRALVDALHGAGIGVIVDWVPAHFPKDDWALGRFDGTPLYEHSDPRRGEQLDWGTYVFDFGRPEVRNFLVANALYWLTEFHVDGLRVDAVASMLYLDYSRPHGGWTPNIHGGRENLEAVQFLQELNATTHRVAPGIVTIAEESTSWPGVTRDTSLGGLGFSMKWNMGWMHDTLAYLGHDPVHRSYHHHNMTFSMLYAFSENYVLPVSHDEVVHGKGTLWSRMPGFGYQEDHHKAAGLRALLAYQWAHPGKQLLFMGQEFGQRAEWCNERGVDWFQLDPQIEPDGYSPGILRLVSDLNAHYRALPALWTQDSDPRGYSWIDANDSTNNVLSFLRYGTDGSVLACVFNFAGVTHADYHLGLPRAGRWREVLNTDAAGYRGWGEGNFGGVVATDEPWHGRPASAVLVLPALSAVWLAPE from the coding sequence ATGAGCACGATGACCCGACACCTGGCACCCCATCGTGGCGACCTGGCCCGGCTGCTGGCCGGTGAGCACCACGATCCGCATTCCGTCCTGGGCGCTCACGAATACGGCAGGACCACCATCATCCGGGCACTGCGCCCACGCGCTCGGCGCGTGGCGGTGCTCGTCGGTACCGAACGCTTCGTCATGCGCGACCTGGGGTCCGGGTTGTTCGCGGCCGCCCTACCGTTCACCGATCTCATCGATTACCGGCTGGAGGTGCACTACCCCGAGACGGCCGAATTCGCCGAGCCCACCGGGGTGCAGACGGTCGCCGATGGGTATCGATTCGCGCCGACGCTGGGCGAATTCGACCTGTACCTGTTCGCCGAGGGACGCCACGAACGTCTCTGGGAGGTGATGGGGGCTCAGCACCGCAGCTTCACCACACCCGACGGCGAGGTGTCCGGCGTGTCCTTCGCGGTGTGGGCGCCCAATGCCATCGGGGTGAGCCTGATCGGTGATTTCAACGGCTGGGCCGGTGACGACGTCCCGCTGCGATCATTGGGCTCCTCGGGAATCTGGGAGGTGTTCTGGCCCGACTTCCCCCCCGCCGGCCTCTACAAGTTCCGTATCCACGGGGCCGACGGCGCGGTCACCGAGCGCGCCGATCCGTTTGCCTACGCCACCGAGGTGCCGCCGCGGACCGCATCGATGGTGACGACCAGTGACTACACCTGGAACGACGCCGACTGGATGGCGCAGCGCTGCAAGCGCGACCCGGTGAGCGAGCCGATGAGCACCTACGAGGTCCATCTGGGCTCTTGGCGCCCGGGGCTCACCTACCGCCAACTGGCGGTGGAACTGACCGAATACGTGGTTCAACAAGGCTTCACCCATGTCGAACTGCTGCCGGTGGCGGAACACCCTTTCGGCGGGTCTTGGGGATACCAGGTGACGTCGTATTACGCCCCGACGGCGCGCTTCGGCACTCCCGACGACTTCCGGGCGTTGGTCGACGCCCTGCACGGTGCCGGTATCGGCGTCATCGTGGACTGGGTGCCGGCGCACTTCCCCAAAGACGACTGGGCGCTGGGCCGATTCGACGGGACGCCGCTCTACGAGCACTCCGATCCACGCCGCGGTGAGCAACTCGACTGGGGCACCTACGTGTTCGACTTCGGTCGCCCGGAGGTGCGCAACTTCCTGGTCGCCAATGCGCTGTATTGGCTGACCGAGTTCCACGTGGACGGGCTGCGGGTGGATGCCGTGGCATCGATGCTCTACCTGGACTATTCGCGCCCGCACGGCGGGTGGACCCCCAACATCCACGGCGGCCGCGAGAACCTGGAGGCGGTTCAGTTCCTGCAGGAGCTGAACGCGACCACCCACCGGGTCGCACCGGGCATCGTGACCATCGCCGAGGAGTCCACCTCCTGGCCAGGAGTCACCCGCGACACCAGCCTTGGCGGACTGGGATTTTCGATGAAGTGGAACATGGGCTGGATGCACGACACGTTGGCCTACCTCGGCCACGATCCGGTGCACCGCAGCTACCACCACCACAACATGACGTTCTCGATGCTCTACGCCTTCAGCGAGAACTACGTGCTGCCGGTCAGCCACGACGAGGTGGTGCACGGCAAGGGCACGCTGTGGTCCAGGATGCCCGGCTTCGGCTATCAAGAGGACCACCACAAGGCCGCGGGCCTGCGCGCCCTGCTGGCCTACCAGTGGGCGCATCCCGGCAAGCAATTGCTGTTCATGGGCCAGGAATTCGGCCAGCGCGCCGAGTGGTGCAACGAGCGCGGAGTCGACTGGTTCCAGCTCGACCCGCAGATCGAGCCCGACGGCTACTCCCCTGGCATCCTGCGGCTGGTCAGCGACCTCAACGCCCACTACCGCGCACTGCCCGCGCTGTGGACCCAGGACTCCGACCCGCGCGGCTATTCCTGGATCGACGCCAACGACTCCACCAACAACGTGCTGAGCTTCCTGCGCTACGGCACCGACGGTTCGGTGCTGGCCTGCGTGTTCAACTTCGCCGGCGTCACCCACGCCGATTACCACCTGGGGCTGCCGCGCGCGGGTCGCTGGCGTGAGGTGCTCAACACCGACGCGGCCGGCTACCGCGGGTGGGGTGAGGGCAACTTCGGCGGGGTCGTGGCCACCGACGAACCGTGGCACGGCCGTCCGGCCTCGGCGGTGCTGGTGTTGCCGGCCCTGTCGGCGGTGTGGCTGGCGCCCGAATAG
- a CDS encoding alpha-1,4-glucan--maltose-1-phosphate maltosyltransferase: MAGRVEVDDVEPVVSCGRYPAKAVVGETVPVKATVWREGHEAVAATLVVRYGGRHYPLPGDPPPTSTGSALHLPMHTGFDAYVFHGAFTPDAVGLWTFHVEGWGDPLQSWRHAVTAKLDAGQAAAELSNDLLIGADLFDRAAAGVPTARREPVLAAAAALRASGDPVSRAAPALSAELDELLARYPLRELVTTGVPHRVWVDRPLARRGAWYEMFPRSTGGWDAEGRPVHGTFATATAALPRIAQMGFDVVYLPPVHPIGRIHRKGRNNSATAEPGDVGSPWAIGSTEGGHDAVHPALGDIGDFDDFVAAAHRLDLEVALDLALQCAPDHPWAAQHREWFTELPDGTIAYAENPPKKYQDIYPLNFDNDPAGLYTEVLRVVRFWMDHGVKIFRVDNPHTKPPDFWLWLIAAVKNIDPDVLFLSEAFTPPARQYGLAKLGFTQSYSYFTWRTTKSEITEFGQQIAELADFRRPNLFVNTPDILHASLQHGGPGMFAIRAVLAATLGPAWGVYSGFELFEDRAVHEGSEEYLDSEKYELRPRDFAGAVAEGRSLEPFIARLNEIRRLHPAFNQLRTVHFHHVDNDALLAYSKFDPATGDTVLVVVTLNPFSAEQATLHLDMWALGMPDYQRFWVRDQISGEDYNWGQDNYVRLDPAHAVAHIVTMPPINAGARIELLRR, encoded by the coding sequence GTGGCTGGACGAGTCGAGGTCGACGATGTCGAACCGGTCGTCTCGTGCGGCCGTTACCCGGCCAAGGCGGTGGTCGGTGAGACCGTGCCGGTCAAGGCCACCGTCTGGCGTGAAGGCCATGAGGCCGTCGCTGCGACGTTAGTGGTGCGCTACGGCGGGCGCCACTATCCGCTGCCCGGTGATCCCCCACCGACCTCGACCGGTTCAGCACTGCATCTGCCCATGCACACCGGGTTCGACGCCTACGTCTTCCACGGCGCCTTCACCCCCGACGCCGTCGGCTTGTGGACCTTCCACGTCGAGGGTTGGGGGGATCCGTTGCAGAGCTGGCGGCACGCGGTGACCGCCAAGCTGGACGCCGGCCAGGCCGCGGCCGAACTGTCCAACGACCTGTTGATCGGCGCCGACCTGTTCGACCGTGCCGCAGCCGGGGTCCCGACCGCACGGCGCGAACCGGTGCTGGCAGCGGCCGCGGCATTGCGTGCCTCAGGCGATCCCGTGTCGCGGGCCGCGCCGGCCCTGTCGGCCGAACTCGACGAACTGCTAGCCCGCTACCCGCTGCGTGAGCTGGTCACCACCGGCGTCCCGCACCGGGTGTGGGTGGATCGGCCGCTGGCACGCCGCGGCGCGTGGTACGAGATGTTTCCGCGCTCGACCGGCGGTTGGGACGCCGAGGGCCGCCCGGTACACGGCACGTTCGCCACGGCCACCGCGGCACTGCCCCGGATCGCACAGATGGGGTTTGACGTGGTGTACCTGCCGCCGGTGCACCCCATCGGACGAATACACCGCAAGGGCCGCAACAACTCCGCGACGGCCGAACCCGGGGATGTGGGTTCGCCGTGGGCCATCGGCAGCACCGAGGGCGGTCACGACGCGGTGCATCCGGCGCTGGGCGACATCGGTGACTTCGACGACTTCGTCGCCGCGGCCCACCGGCTCGACCTGGAGGTTGCGCTGGACCTGGCGTTGCAGTGCGCACCGGATCATCCTTGGGCTGCCCAGCATCGGGAATGGTTCACCGAGCTGCCCGACGGCACCATCGCCTACGCGGAGAACCCGCCGAAGAAGTACCAGGACATCTACCCGCTGAACTTCGACAACGATCCGGCCGGCCTGTACACCGAGGTGTTGCGGGTGGTCCGGTTCTGGATGGACCACGGGGTGAAGATCTTTCGGGTCGACAACCCGCACACCAAGCCTCCGGACTTCTGGCTCTGGTTGATCGCCGCCGTCAAGAACATCGACCCGGATGTGCTGTTCCTGTCCGAGGCGTTCACCCCACCGGCGCGCCAGTACGGTTTGGCCAAGCTGGGCTTCACCCAGTCCTACTCGTACTTCACCTGGCGGACAACGAAATCCGAGATCACGGAGTTCGGCCAGCAGATCGCCGAACTCGCCGATTTCCGGCGGCCGAATCTGTTCGTCAACACCCCCGACATCCTGCACGCCAGCCTGCAGCACGGCGGCCCCGGAATGTTCGCCATCCGCGCGGTACTGGCAGCGACACTGGGGCCGGCGTGGGGCGTGTACTCCGGATTCGAGTTGTTCGAGGACCGGGCAGTGCATGAAGGCAGCGAGGAGTACCTCGATTCGGAGAAGTACGAGCTTCGCCCCCGCGATTTTGCCGGCGCCGTCGCCGAAGGCCGCTCCCTAGAGCCGTTCATCGCCCGGCTCAATGAGATTCGCCGGCTGCACCCGGCCTTCAACCAGCTGCGCACCGTGCACTTCCATCATGTCGACAACGACGCACTGCTGGCCTACAGCAAGTTCGACCCGGCTACCGGCGACACCGTGCTGGTAGTGGTCACACTGAATCCATTCAGCGCTGAGCAGGCGACGCTGCACCTCGACATGTGGGCGCTGGGAATGCCTGATTACCAACGCTTCTGGGTACGTGACCAGATCAGCGGTGAAGACTACAACTGGGGACAGGACAACTACGTGCGCTTGGACCCGGCACACGCGGTCGCCCACATCGTCACCATGCCGCCGATCAACGCCGGTGCCCGCATCGAGCTGCTGCGCCGCTGA
- the glgP gene encoding alpha-glucan family phosphorylase → MKALRRFTVRAHLPQRLLALEQLSMNLRWSWEQPTQELFAAIDPELWDGCGRDPVALLGAVSPARLEELAADPEFTARLDALSADLTAYLTRPRWYQHQQDGGAALPTAVAYFSMEFGVAEALPNYSGGLGILAGDHLKSASDLGVPLIAVGLYYRSGYFRQALTADGWQRETYPALDPQGLPLRLLVDTDGRPVLIDVALPGAGRLRARIWVAQVGRVPLLLLDSDIGENPHQLRGITDRLYGGDQEHRIRQEILAGIGGVRAIREFTRLQGMPAPEVFHMNEGHAGFLGVERIRELIAEQGLDFDTALAVVRSATVFTTHTPVPAGIDRFPADMVCRYFDDSGDALVAGVPTERIMELGVEHDPGMFNMAHMGLRLAQRANGVSRLHGRVSRVMFNDLWPGFDGDEVPIGSITNGVHAPSWAAPPWLQLSRDVAAPDSFSEPAAWQRLQQVDPVTLWSIRSQLRALLVDEVRLRLLQSGLERGSSEAELGWIATAFDPDVLTIGFARRVPTYKRLTLMLRDPDRLEQLLLDEQRPVQLIVAGKSHPADDDGKALIQQVVRFADRPEVRHRIAFLPDYDMSMARRLYSGCDVWLNNPLRPLEACGTSGMKSALNGGLNLSIRDGWWDEWFDGQNGWAIPTADGVADENRRDDLEAAALYDLLASSVVPKFYERDDRGVPPRWMKMVHHTLQTLGPKVLASRMVHDYVEQCYAPAAQSLRRTCEPIDGVPFGAARQLADYRRRAEAAWPHIQITDVDSTGLPDAPWLGSELTLTASVRLAGLRPDEVAVQAVLGRVDSGDTLLDPVTVAMSHAHTNADGTEVFSTTSRLPVAGSVGYTVRVLPCHPLLSGDAELGLVTLA, encoded by the coding sequence GTGAAGGCCCTCCGCCGGTTCACCGTTCGCGCCCACCTTCCCCAGAGGCTGCTGGCACTCGAGCAGCTGTCGATGAACCTGCGCTGGTCGTGGGAGCAGCCGACGCAGGAGCTCTTCGCCGCCATCGACCCCGAATTGTGGGACGGGTGTGGGCGCGACCCGGTCGCGCTGCTCGGTGCGGTCAGTCCCGCGCGGCTCGAAGAGCTGGCCGCCGACCCGGAGTTCACCGCCCGGCTCGATGCTCTGTCTGCCGACCTCACGGCGTATCTGACCCGGCCGAGGTGGTATCAGCACCAGCAAGACGGCGGGGCGGCGTTGCCGACGGCGGTCGCCTACTTTTCGATGGAATTCGGTGTCGCCGAAGCTCTGCCCAACTACTCAGGCGGCCTGGGGATCCTGGCCGGGGATCACCTGAAGTCGGCGTCGGACCTGGGCGTGCCGCTGATCGCGGTGGGGCTGTACTACCGGTCCGGGTATTTCCGTCAAGCGTTGACCGCCGACGGCTGGCAACGCGAAACCTATCCGGCACTGGATCCGCAGGGGCTGCCGTTGCGGCTGCTGGTCGATACCGACGGCAGGCCGGTGCTGATCGATGTGGCGTTGCCCGGCGCCGGCCGGTTGCGGGCCCGGATCTGGGTCGCGCAGGTGGGCCGAGTGCCGTTACTGCTGCTGGATTCCGACATCGGTGAGAATCCCCACCAGCTGCGCGGAATCACCGACCGGTTGTATGGCGGCGACCAGGAGCATCGGATTCGTCAGGAGATCCTGGCAGGCATCGGCGGTGTGCGGGCGATCCGCGAATTCACCCGGTTGCAAGGCATGCCCGCTCCCGAGGTCTTTCACATGAACGAGGGACACGCGGGCTTCCTCGGCGTCGAACGCATCCGTGAGCTGATCGCCGAGCAGGGACTGGATTTCGACACCGCGCTGGCCGTAGTCCGTTCGGCGACGGTGTTCACCACCCACACCCCGGTGCCGGCCGGAATCGACCGGTTTCCCGCCGACATGGTGTGCCGCTATTTCGACGACAGCGGTGATGCCCTGGTCGCCGGGGTGCCCACCGAGCGGATCATGGAACTGGGCGTGGAACACGATCCCGGGATGTTCAACATGGCCCACATGGGCCTGCGGCTGGCGCAGCGCGCCAACGGTGTTTCGCGGCTGCACGGCCGGGTCAGTCGGGTCATGTTCAACGACCTGTGGCCGGGGTTCGACGGCGACGAGGTGCCGATCGGCTCGATCACCAACGGCGTGCACGCGCCGAGTTGGGCGGCGCCGCCGTGGCTGCAGCTCAGTCGCGACGTGGCCGCGCCCGACTCGTTCAGCGAGCCCGCGGCCTGGCAACGTCTGCAGCAGGTCGATCCCGTGACGCTGTGGTCCATCCGCTCGCAGCTGCGGGCCCTGCTCGTCGACGAGGTCCGGCTGCGGTTGCTGCAGTCCGGGCTGGAACGCGGCTCCTCGGAGGCCGAGTTGGGCTGGATCGCTACGGCATTCGACCCTGACGTGCTGACGATCGGCTTCGCCCGACGGGTGCCGACGTACAAGCGGTTGACGCTGATGCTGCGTGATCCCGACCGATTGGAGCAGCTGCTGCTTGACGAGCAGCGCCCCGTCCAGCTGATCGTCGCCGGTAAGTCCCATCCGGCCGACGACGACGGCAAGGCGCTGATTCAGCAGGTGGTGCGGTTCGCCGACCGCCCGGAGGTGCGGCACCGCATTGCATTCCTGCCCGACTACGACATGTCGATGGCGCGGCGCCTCTACTCGGGATGCGATGTCTGGCTGAACAATCCGCTGCGCCCGTTGGAGGCCTGCGGTACCTCCGGAATGAAGAGCGCGCTCAACGGCGGGCTGAACCTGTCGATTCGCGACGGCTGGTGGGACGAGTGGTTCGACGGTCAGAACGGCTGGGCGATTCCCACCGCGGACGGGGTCGCCGACGAGAATCGGCGCGACGACCTGGAAGCCGCGGCGCTCTACGACCTGCTGGCGTCATCGGTGGTGCCGAAGTTCTACGAACGCGACGACCGGGGCGTGCCGCCGCGCTGGATGAAGATGGTGCACCACACCCTGCAGACGCTGGGGCCGAAAGTGCTGGCGTCGCGGATGGTGCATGACTACGTGGAGCAGTGCTATGCGCCGGCCGCGCAGTCGTTGCGGCGCACCTGCGAGCCGATCGACGGTGTGCCCTTCGGTGCGGCACGTCAATTGGCCGACTACCGGCGTCGGGCAGAAGCGGCCTGGCCGCACATCCAGATCACCGACGTCGACAGCACCGGGCTGCCCGACGCACCCTGGCTGGGCTCGGAGCTGACGCTGACTGCCTCGGTGCGTCTGGCTGGGTTGCGGCCGGACGAGGTGGCCGTTCAGGCGGTGCTGGGCCGAGTGGATTCCGGTGACACCCTGCTGGATCCGGTCACCGTGGCGATGTCGCACGCCCACACTAACGCCGACGGAACGGAAGTCTTCTCCACGACCAGTCGGCTACCGGTGGCCGGGTCGGTGGGCTACACCGTGCGGGTGCTGCCGTGCCATCCGTTGCTGTCCGGCGATGCCGAACTGGGCCTGGTGACGTTGGCCTGA
- a CDS encoding neutral zinc metallopeptidase encodes MRPANHRVLVTACALVLLLSGCARMLDGKPVSVFADPFRVGGLQAVDGPTGLRPDAPPPTREVDGTDGGRIDQLAAQSVSDLEAFWTTTYPNTFDGDFKPAKSLLSWDPAQLRGKFCDSRTFLLVNAAYCYLDNTIGWDRRLLLPALRSAYGDMAITMVLAHEYGHAIARTAGITKRRQTPTLVAEQQADCLAGVYLRWVAQGDSPRFTLSTGDGLNGVLAAMLALRDPLLGPDESIGNNEHGSAFERISAFQFGFTDGAGSCKAIDAKEIEQRRGELPVQLQQDETGEVPVSEESVRLVIDAMNIAFTPAQPPKLTFDAATASSCSDARPSPPASYCPATNTIAVDLPALQTMGTPSKDQKLATLSGDNTAYSALISRYLQRVQIEHGGLVLDNAAAALRTACLTGVATTRLSQGVTTSNGGRIALTAGDLDEAVAGLLTNGLAAGDINGESVPAGFSRIDAYRTGVLGDFDRCLARFP; translated from the coding sequence ATGCGCCCTGCCAACCACCGTGTGCTCGTCACCGCCTGCGCGCTGGTGTTGTTGCTGAGCGGATGTGCCCGCATGCTCGACGGGAAACCCGTGTCGGTCTTCGCCGACCCGTTCCGGGTGGGCGGCCTGCAGGCCGTCGACGGCCCCACCGGGCTGCGCCCTGACGCCCCGCCGCCGACCCGGGAGGTCGACGGCACCGACGGTGGACGGATCGATCAGCTCGCTGCCCAGTCCGTCAGCGACCTCGAGGCGTTCTGGACCACGACCTATCCCAACACCTTCGACGGCGATTTCAAGCCGGCGAAATCACTGCTGTCCTGGGATCCGGCGCAACTACGCGGAAAGTTCTGTGACAGCAGGACTTTCCTGTTGGTGAACGCGGCCTACTGCTATCTGGACAACACCATCGGCTGGGATCGCCGACTGCTGCTGCCCGCACTGCGCAGCGCCTATGGCGATATGGCCATCACCATGGTGCTCGCCCACGAGTACGGCCACGCGATCGCCCGCACCGCCGGCATCACCAAACGGCGCCAGACCCCGACACTGGTGGCCGAGCAGCAGGCCGACTGCCTGGCGGGTGTCTACCTGCGCTGGGTGGCCCAGGGGGATTCCCCGCGCTTCACGTTGAGCACCGGCGACGGGCTCAACGGGGTGTTGGCCGCGATGCTGGCGCTGCGGGATCCGTTGCTCGGTCCCGACGAGTCGATCGGCAACAACGAGCATGGCTCGGCCTTCGAGCGGATCTCGGCGTTCCAGTTCGGGTTCACCGACGGCGCCGGCTCGTGTAAGGCCATCGACGCCAAGGAGATCGAGCAGCGGCGCGGCGAACTGCCGGTGCAGCTGCAACAGGACGAGACCGGTGAGGTGCCGGTCAGCGAGGAATCGGTGCGGCTGGTTATCGACGCGATGAACATCGCGTTCACGCCGGCCCAGCCACCGAAACTCACGTTCGACGCCGCGACCGCATCGTCGTGCTCGGACGCGCGCCCCAGCCCGCCGGCCTCCTATTGCCCGGCGACCAACACCATCGCGGTCGACCTGCCGGCCCTGCAGACCATGGGCACCCCCAGCAAGGACCAGAAGTTGGCGACGCTGTCCGGTGACAACACCGCCTACTCGGCACTGATCTCGCGGTACTTGCAGCGCGTGCAGATCGAGCACGGCGGGCTGGTGCTCGACAACGCCGCGGCCGCGCTGCGCACCGCGTGCCTAACCGGGGTGGCCACCACGCGGCTGTCCCAGGGCGTCACCACCTCCAACGGCGGCAGGATCGCATTGACCGCGGGTGATCTGGACGAGGCGGTCGCCGGGTTGCTGACCAACGGTCTGGCCGCCGGCGATATCAACGGCGAGTCGGTGCCGGCCGGCTTCTCGCGCATCGATGCCTACCGCACCGGGGTGCTCGGCGATTTCGATCGCTGCCTGGCCCGATTCCCGTGA